TTGAAATCTATGACCGGCCCGATGTCCGCGCAGGCCGGCTGGCCCTCTCCTTCACCGGCGACACTTATGCCGACCATGTCGACCTCTGGCGCCACACCCAGGGCGAAAATCCCTTGATGAGCGTGGCCCGGGCCACCCAGGTCCTGCGCCACGGCGCCCTGCTGATGGCCTCCAAGGGCCAGAATCCGCCGCCGGTCTTCCTGATCGAAGGCGGCATCCCGCCGATTCACATCAATCCGCTGCGCACCCGCGAGCTCTTGGACCAAGCCGAAACCTTGGGCGTCGACACCTCGCGGGTTCGGGTCTACCACGTCGCCGGCGACAAGGCGGCCGAGGCCCGAGTGCCGAAATGGCCGGCCGGGGTCGAGGGCTTCTTCGATTTGTCGGGGTATTTCAAGAAACGGCGTTAACAACCCAAATGCCTTGAGATCACGATCCGCTGGACCTCGCTCGAGCCTTCGCCGATCTCGAGCAGCTTCTGGTCGCGGAAGAACTTGGCCACCGGATACTCTTCCATCAGGCCATAGCCGCCGTAGATCTGGACGGCGTGGTTGACCACCCGATTCATCACTTCGGAGGCATAGAGCTTGGCCATCGCCGCTTCCTTGGTGAAAGGCCGGCCCTGGTCCTTGAGCCAAGCCGCCTTGTAGAGCAGGGTCCGGGCGGCTTCGATCTCGGTTGCCATGTCGGCGAGCTTGAAAGCGATGGCTTGATGCTTGGCGATCGGCACGCCGAAGGTCTTGCGGACCTTGGCGTAGTCGAGCGCGGCCTCGAAGGCCCCTTGGGCCCCCCCGACGCCCATCGCCGCGATGCCGAGCCGGCCATGGTCCAAGGTGGTCAGCATCATCTTGAAACCCTCGCCGCGGCGACCCAGCAGGTTTTCCTCCGGGACTTTCACATCCTCGAAGTAAAGCTCGGCGGTATTCGAGGAGCGCCAGACCAGCTTGTGGTGCATCTCGCGGGCGGTGTAGCCCGGCGTCCCTTGCTCGACGATGATGCAGCTGATTTCCTTCTTGTCGCCGTCCCGGCCGGTGACGGCCTGGACGCTGACGCCGGCGGTCATCGCGTTGGCGGCATTGGTGATGAAGATCTTGCTGCCATTGATGATCCAATGGCCGTTTTCGAGCCGGGCGGTGGTCTTGCTGTTGCCGGCGTCGCTGCCGGCGTCGGGCTCGGTGAGACCGAAGCCCCAGAGCTTTTCGCCGCTGCAAAGCGCCGGCAGGTATTTCTGCTTCTGGGCCTCGGTGCCCCAACGGTAGATCGGCAGAATGCCGAGGGTGTTCTCGGCTGCCATCGTCGCGGCTTGGCAACCGTCGACTCG
This genomic interval from bacterium contains the following:
- a CDS encoding acyl-CoA dehydrogenase family protein translates to MLNHDLTPEQEMLRKTVRDFAEKEIKPVRQKLDEKEEFSLDITRKMGELGLFGMTVDPKYGGQGLDYLSYVLAVEEVARVDGCQAATMAAENTLGILPIYRWGTEAQKQKYLPALCSGEKLWGFGLTEPDAGSDAGNSKTTARLENGHWIINGSKIFITNAANAMTAGVSVQAVTGRDGDKKEISCIIVEQGTPGYTAREMHHKLVWRSSNTAELYFEDVKVPEENLLGRRGEGFKMMLTTLDHGRLGIAAMGVGGAQGAFEAALDYAKVRKTFGVPIAKHQAIAFKLADMATEIEAARTLLYKAAWLKDQGRPFTKEAAMAKLYASEVMNRVVNHAVQIYGGYGLMEEYPVAKFFRDQKLLEIGEGSSEVQRIVISRHLGC